A genomic stretch from Planctomycetota bacterium includes:
- a CDS encoding aminotransferase class III-fold pyridoxal phosphate-dependent enzyme translates to MDFDHANTLLMGNYARRPICMQRGEGTRLFDDTGREYLDLFAGFGGAVLGHCHPDLVRAVREQSETLWTVGNTFHTEPQLRVAEHLKSKAFDGRAFFCHGGLDANETAVKLARRRGSAKGRYKVVTFNQSFHGRSLAMIAAGSTEAHRVGFGPPVPGFVHATGGDFDDLVRHVDDETCSIMFEPLRGEGGMLGYPDDFPAQVRDFCTERDITLHFDEVWVGGGRTGKWFGHQHFDGDVKPDVMTLGKAVGGGLPVGICWAEPEHAEHLVPGTHGSTLGGNPMCMAVCATIFDVIERDGLLDHATRLGDLAKAKLRDALPDCDVRGDGLFLGIELPADPTKDLVAAGLEAGVVMNVTQKNVVRLAPAMVISEDDWARGLDLVIDVIHA, encoded by the coding sequence ATGGACTTCGATCACGCCAACACCCTGCTCATGGGCAACTACGCCCGACGCCCGATTTGCATGCAGCGGGGCGAGGGCACGCGGCTGTTCGACGACACCGGCCGCGAGTACCTCGACCTCTTCGCCGGCTTCGGCGGGGCGGTGCTGGGGCATTGCCATCCCGATCTCGTCCGGGCCGTACGCGAGCAGAGCGAGACGCTCTGGACCGTCGGCAACACATTCCACACCGAGCCACAGCTCCGCGTCGCCGAACACCTGAAATCCAAGGCGTTCGACGGCCGGGCGTTCTTCTGCCACGGCGGGCTCGACGCGAACGAGACGGCCGTCAAGCTCGCGCGTCGCCGCGGCAGCGCCAAGGGCCGTTACAAGGTCGTCACGTTCAACCAGAGCTTCCACGGCCGAAGTCTGGCGATGATCGCCGCGGGCTCGACCGAGGCCCACCGCGTCGGCTTCGGCCCGCCCGTACCGGGTTTCGTCCACGCCACCGGCGGCGACTTCGATGACCTCGTCCGACACGTCGACGACGAGACCTGCTCCATCATGTTCGAGCCGCTGCGAGGCGAAGGTGGCATGCTCGGCTATCCCGACGACTTTCCGGCCCAAGTCCGCGACTTCTGCACCGAGCGCGACATCACCCTCCACTTCGACGAAGTCTGGGTCGGCGGAGGACGCACCGGCAAGTGGTTCGGCCATCAACACTTCGACGGCGACGTGAAGCCCGACGTCATGACCCTCGGCAAGGCTGTCGGCGGCGGATTGCCCGTCGGGATCTGCTGGGCCGAGCCCGAACACGCCGAGCACCTCGTCCCCGGCACGCACGGCTCGACCCTCGGCGGCAACCCGATGTGCATGGCCGTGTGCGCGACGATCTTCGACGTCATCGAACGCGATGGCCTGCTCGACCACGCCACCCGCCTCGGCGACCTCGCCAAGGCCAAGCTCCGCGACGCCCTCCCCGACTGCGACGTCCGCGGCGACGGCCTGTTCCTCGGCATCGAACTGCCGGCCGACCCGACGAAGGACCTCGTCGCCGCTGGTTTGGAGGCTGGCGTCGTGATGAACGTCACGCAAAAGAACGTCGTCCGCCTCGCCCCGGCGATGGTCATCTCTGAAGACGACTGGGCCCGAGGCCTCGACCTGGTC
- a CDS encoding glucokinase, with protein sequence MSDLLLVGDVGGTNVRLRVVRRDDTKAAAMMEETYGDKKPIVEALADFIGKLSDPVVACCLGVAGRVVDHDVRMTNRPGETITNEAVAEKLGLPPGRVTLVNDMVAHISGVDLCETVQLRGGKSEGDVEGIVMPGTGLGTGFRVMTPGGWFPVPSEGGHLDFGPPNASLDFVRDAFQDLLEIPLDGRLSWEQVCSGPALPMLYAVVTDPDAPTSVRRPEPMDVTSAASGSEVEGLDSIAAREAVRLFLHLVGARAGNLLLDTLATRRMIFGGGILNRLYDHYADLVTRLLAESFDATGPSALHDTLANTPLVLLRSDDSGIIGAAALARSLI encoded by the coding sequence ATGAGCGACCTCCTCCTCGTCGGCGACGTCGGCGGCACCAACGTTCGCCTCCGCGTCGTACGCCGCGACGACACGAAGGCCGCGGCGATGATGGAGGAGACCTACGGCGACAAGAAGCCCATCGTCGAGGCGCTGGCCGACTTCATCGGCAAGCTGAGCGACCCGGTCGTCGCCTGTTGCCTCGGCGTCGCGGGACGCGTGGTCGACCACGACGTCCGCATGACCAACCGCCCCGGCGAGACGATCACCAACGAGGCCGTCGCAGAGAAGCTCGGCCTGCCGCCGGGACGCGTGACGCTGGTCAACGACATGGTCGCGCACATCAGCGGCGTCGATCTGTGCGAGACGGTCCAGCTCCGCGGCGGCAAGAGCGAAGGCGACGTTGAGGGCATCGTCATGCCGGGCACCGGACTCGGCACCGGCTTTCGCGTGATGACGCCAGGCGGCTGGTTCCCGGTCCCGAGCGAAGGCGGTCACCTCGACTTCGGCCCGCCGAACGCGTCGCTCGACTTCGTCCGAGACGCGTTCCAGGACTTGCTTGAAATCCCACTCGACGGCCGACTGAGCTGGGAACAGGTCTGCAGCGGCCCGGCATTGCCAATGCTGTACGCGGTCGTCACGGATCCCGACGCACCGACGAGTGTCCGGCGACCTGAGCCGATGGACGTGACGTCCGCCGCGAGCGGCAGCGAAGTCGAAGGCCTCGATTCGATCGCCGCCCGCGAGGCCGTCCGGCTGTTTCTGCACCTCGTCGGTGCCCGCGCCGGCAACCTGCTGCTCGACACGCTGGCGACGCGTCGAATGATCTTCGGTGGCGGCATTCTGAATCGGCTCTACGACCACTACGCCGACCTCGTGACGCGACTGCTGGCCGAGAGCTTCGACGCGACGGGCCCGAGTGCATTGCACGACACGCTGGCCAACACGCCGCTGGTCCTGCTCCGCAGCGACGACAGCGGCATCATCGGCGCCGCGGCCCTGGCACGGTCTTTGATCTAA
- a CDS encoding Lrp/AsnC family transcriptional regulator, whose protein sequence is MTTAVSEPESPVADAATPVDVADSVNAAILAVSEDGLQGFQPDPFGEIASRTHIAKETVVERVQAMLDAGVIRRVRQTLLATNLARGALVAWKVREGKLHAAFDWMFKNDPFTGHVVCRSTDQKIAGAKYRLWTTLKVPVGYSMQKHCEELKRRTKADAFMLLPAKKLFALGVGHVRRKELQPGDKTDEPGRVIDVEVTPVADNEWPVLEALKREFTRDELAADPIWSPRAAEAGVSLDAFLAKANELAERGVIGRFSTFLEHYKKLKTGERVTRFNALFHWRVPEGRQLEAGREVGRFHCMTHAYWREAGDAFGNVNLMGVSHGTEKDKVLAHKAAIDEHLASLGIDVSYTNVFWGGRSEIKPSEVSPAIFRDFWQSQGVDPETLRD, encoded by the coding sequence ATGACGACCGCTGTGTCCGAGCCTGAGTCGCCCGTGGCCGACGCCGCCACGCCGGTGGATGTCGCCGATTCCGTCAACGCCGCCATCCTCGCCGTCTCCGAGGACGGCCTGCAGGGCTTCCAGCCCGACCCCTTCGGCGAGATCGCGTCGCGGACTCATATCGCCAAAGAAACCGTCGTCGAGCGCGTGCAGGCGATGCTCGACGCGGGCGTCATCCGTCGGGTTCGGCAGACGCTGCTTGCGACGAACCTCGCACGCGGGGCACTGGTCGCCTGGAAGGTCCGCGAGGGCAAGCTGCACGCGGCGTTCGACTGGATGTTCAAGAACGATCCGTTCACCGGCCACGTCGTGTGCCGCAGCACGGACCAGAAGATCGCCGGTGCGAAGTACCGCCTTTGGACCACGCTCAAGGTGCCCGTCGGCTACTCGATGCAGAAACACTGTGAAGAGCTCAAACGCCGCACCAAGGCCGACGCGTTCATGCTGCTGCCGGCCAAGAAGCTCTTCGCGCTGGGCGTCGGCCACGTCCGCCGCAAGGAGCTCCAGCCAGGCGACAAGACCGACGAGCCGGGTCGAGTGATCGACGTCGAGGTCACACCCGTTGCCGACAACGAGTGGCCGGTGCTGGAGGCGCTCAAGCGCGAGTTCACGCGCGACGAGCTCGCCGCCGATCCGATCTGGTCACCACGCGCCGCCGAGGCCGGCGTGTCGCTGGACGCCTTCCTCGCCAAAGCGAACGAACTCGCCGAACGCGGCGTCATCGGCCGGTTCAGCACGTTCCTGGAGCACTACAAGAAGCTCAAGACCGGCGAACGTGTCACGCGGTTCAATGCGCTCTTCCACTGGCGCGTGCCCGAGGGCCGACAGCTCGAAGCCGGCCGCGAGGTCGGGCGGTTCCACTGCATGACCCACGCCTACTGGCGCGAAGCCGGCGACGCCTTCGGCAATGTCAACCTCATGGGCGTCAGCCACGGCACCGAGAAAGACAAAGTCCTCGCCCACAAAGCCGCCATCGATGAGCACCTCGCGAGCCTCGGCATCGACGTCAGTTACACCAACGTCTTCTGGGGTGGCCGAAGCGAGATCAAACCGAGCGAAGTCTCGCCCGCCATCTTCCGCGACTTCTGGCAATCGCAAGGCGTCGACCCAGAGACCCTGCGGGACTGA